One segment of Streptomyces bathyalis DNA contains the following:
- a CDS encoding xanthine dehydrogenase family protein molybdopterin-binding subunit — MTSTADGPGAVTATPAQGTPLSHDPAEGGPVTHGIGASLPSADAPAKAEGTFPYAADLWAEGLLWAAVLRSPHPHARIVSIDTTQAAALPGVHAVVTHEDVPGDAGHGRKVADQPAFARDIVRYFGEPVAAVAADHPDTARLAAAAISVEYEPLEAVTDPEKSFEAEPLHPDGNLIRHIPLRFGDQDVTGDVVVDGLYRIGRQDPAPIGAEAGLAVPRPDGGVEIYTASTDPHTDRDLAAACFGLPPEQVKVVVTGVPGAMGDREDTGLQVPLGLLAMKTGSPVKIAATREESFLGHAHRHPTLLRYRHHADSEGRLLKVEAQILLDAGAYADTTADALAAAVSFAAGPYVVPHATIDGWAVRTNNPPSGHVRGEGAMQVCAAYEGQMDKLAAQLQMDPADLRMRNVLATGDLLPTGQTVTCPAPVAELLTAVRESPLPPLPKDSPERDWLLPGGPEGAGEPGAVRRGVGYALGMVHMLGAEGADEVSTATVKVDGPVATVMCAAVETGQGFTTLARQIVQETLGIDEVHVAPVDTDQPPAGAGSHSRHTWVSGGAVERAAKMVRTQLLQPLAAKFGMSTELLTIADGKITSYDGVLSTTVVEALEDKELWATAQCRPHPTEALDETGQGDAFVGLAFAAVRAVVDVDVELGSIRVVEMAIAQDVGRVLNPRQLNARIEAGVTQGVGAALTEHLRINRGVVRQPDFTGYALPTALDAPDIRIVQLIEEQDVVAPFGAKAASAVPVVTSPAAVAAAVRAATGMPVNRLPIRPQTAVGG; from the coding sequence ATGACCAGCACGGCCGACGGCCCCGGCGCCGTCACAGCGACTCCCGCCCAGGGCACACCGCTCTCGCACGATCCTGCCGAGGGCGGCCCGGTCACGCACGGAATCGGCGCGTCCCTCCCCTCGGCCGACGCCCCCGCCAAGGCCGAGGGCACCTTCCCCTACGCCGCCGACCTGTGGGCCGAGGGCCTGCTGTGGGCGGCGGTCCTGCGGTCGCCGCACCCGCACGCCCGGATCGTCTCCATCGACACCACGCAGGCCGCCGCGCTTCCCGGCGTGCACGCCGTCGTCACCCACGAGGACGTGCCCGGCGACGCGGGCCACGGCCGCAAGGTTGCCGACCAGCCCGCCTTCGCCCGCGACATCGTCCGCTACTTCGGCGAGCCCGTCGCCGCCGTGGCCGCCGACCACCCGGACACGGCACGCCTGGCTGCCGCGGCGATCTCCGTCGAGTACGAGCCGCTCGAGGCCGTCACCGACCCGGAGAAGTCCTTCGAGGCCGAACCGCTGCACCCCGACGGCAACTTGATCCGCCACATCCCGCTGCGCTTCGGCGACCAGGACGTCACCGGCGACGTCGTCGTCGACGGTCTCTACCGCATCGGCCGCCAGGACCCGGCACCGATCGGTGCCGAGGCCGGGCTCGCAGTGCCGCGTCCCGACGGCGGCGTGGAGATCTACACCGCCTCCACCGACCCGCACACCGACCGCGACCTGGCCGCCGCCTGCTTCGGCCTGCCCCCCGAGCAGGTCAAGGTCGTCGTGACCGGGGTGCCCGGCGCGATGGGCGACCGCGAAGACACCGGTCTGCAGGTGCCGTTGGGCCTGCTGGCGATGAAGACCGGCAGCCCCGTGAAGATCGCCGCCACCCGCGAGGAGTCCTTCCTCGGGCACGCCCACCGCCACCCCACGCTGCTCCGCTACCGCCATCACGCGGACAGCGAGGGCCGGTTGCTGAAGGTCGAGGCGCAGATCCTCCTCGATGCCGGTGCCTACGCGGACACCACCGCAGACGCGCTCGCCGCCGCCGTCTCCTTCGCGGCCGGCCCGTACGTCGTGCCGCACGCCACCATCGACGGCTGGGCCGTCCGTACGAACAATCCGCCCTCCGGCCATGTGCGCGGCGAGGGCGCGATGCAGGTGTGCGCGGCGTACGAGGGCCAAATGGACAAGCTGGCCGCCCAGTTGCAGATGGACCCGGCGGACCTGCGCATGCGCAACGTACTGGCGACCGGCGACCTGCTGCCCACCGGACAGACCGTCACCTGCCCGGCACCCGTGGCCGAACTCCTCACCGCCGTACGGGAGTCGCCGCTGCCGCCGCTGCCCAAGGACAGCCCCGAACGCGACTGGCTGCTGCCCGGCGGCCCCGAGGGCGCGGGCGAACCGGGCGCGGTGCGGCGCGGAGTCGGCTACGCGCTCGGCATGGTCCACATGCTCGGCGCCGAGGGCGCCGACGAGGTCTCGACGGCCACCGTGAAGGTCGACGGGCCCGTGGCCACCGTGATGTGCGCCGCCGTCGAGACGGGGCAGGGCTTCACGACGCTGGCCCGTCAGATCGTGCAGGAGACGCTGGGCATCGACGAAGTGCACGTCGCGCCGGTGGACACCGACCAGCCGCCCGCGGGCGCCGGTTCGCACAGCAGGCACACCTGGGTCTCGGGCGGTGCCGTGGAACGTGCGGCGAAAATGGTGCGCACGCAGCTGCTGCAGCCGCTCGCCGCGAAGTTCGGGATGTCCACGGAGCTGCTGACGATCGCCGACGGAAAGATCACCTCCTACGACGGTGTCCTCTCCACGACGGTCGTCGAGGCGCTGGAGGACAAGGAGTTGTGGGCCACCGCCCAGTGCCGTCCCCACCCCACGGAGGCGCTCGACGAGACCGGTCAGGGCGACGCCTTCGTCGGGCTGGCCTTCGCCGCCGTGCGTGCCGTCGTCGACGTCGACGTCGAACTCGGCTCGATCCGCGTCGTGGAGATGGCCATCGCCCAGGACGTCGGACGCGTACTGAATCCGCGCCAGCTCAACGCCCGTATCGAGGCCGGCGTCACGCAGGGGGTCGGCGCGGCCCTCACCGAGCACCTCCGCATCAACCGCGGCGTCGTACGCCAGCCGGACTTCACGGGCTACGCGCTGCCGACGGCCCTGGACGCCCCGGACATCCGCATCGTCCAACTCATCGAGGAACAGGACGTGGTGGCGCCCTTCGGCGCGAAGGCCGCCTCCGCGGTCCCGGTCGTCACGTCACCGGCGGCGGTCGCCGCGGCGGTCCGCGCGGCCACGGGGATGCCGGTCAACCGGCTGCCGATCCGTCCGCAGACGGCTGTGGGGGGCTGA
- a CDS encoding WXG100 family type VII secretion target, producing MSDEAGPGHHPDTGDMDVGAEVKTPFAAEEDVESMKDMVIDAKPELVFDVADTWKSIHDDLVSGGGSVRSDFDKAVDHVLQHWEGEAADEFAKRAKKLSKQIAEGAAYADYIAVAMRNAGERLNEVKPQIDAIGKPDGFAGAKNLQWLGASADGGKWRDGIQGNLGMQEALNGKGEGPAGGPAGKKEQLRAAALMERLAMTYSSQTIAMGSWRRPSGTQDQPDYPGHPGGVAPVPVDVTPEGGGAGAMPPGAATGGKAVGQGVPTPNSTPNSTPNSKAGPKGGPKAGPRSQGAASAGSAASMNVDGISGGTATGSRPGGANGGAPAGGFSGRGVAAGLNPGAAGRVPGGLGSAGRPGPGNREVTGKGAGARRDVPASGGGAGRAPGGDPGGRVPGAGVPGGGAPGGGVPGGLGADRGTMGGLGGARGRGKGGAVGRGPVEPQSGGAPMNPLEGKSPSRQSGEGLHFSRGGGTVGDRGRIVNGVGGVGPGGDHTEKGPTKYQRGDAKLPDYFVADEDS from the coding sequence ATGAGTGACGAGGCCGGGCCCGGCCACCACCCCGACACGGGCGACATGGATGTCGGCGCCGAGGTGAAGACCCCGTTCGCGGCGGAGGAAGACGTCGAGTCGATGAAGGACATGGTCATCGACGCCAAGCCGGAGCTCGTCTTCGACGTCGCGGACACATGGAAGTCCATTCACGACGATCTGGTGAGCGGCGGCGGCAGCGTCAGGAGCGACTTCGACAAGGCCGTCGACCACGTCCTGCAGCACTGGGAGGGCGAGGCCGCCGACGAGTTCGCCAAGAGGGCGAAGAAGCTCAGCAAGCAGATCGCGGAGGGCGCGGCGTACGCCGACTACATCGCCGTCGCGATGCGCAACGCGGGCGAGCGGCTGAACGAGGTCAAGCCGCAGATCGACGCGATCGGCAAGCCTGACGGGTTCGCCGGGGCCAAGAATCTGCAGTGGCTCGGCGCCTCGGCCGACGGCGGCAAGTGGCGTGACGGGATCCAGGGCAACCTTGGCATGCAAGAAGCTCTGAACGGGAAGGGCGAAGGCCCCGCGGGAGGTCCCGCGGGCAAGAAGGAGCAGCTCAGGGCCGCGGCTCTGATGGAGCGTCTGGCCATGACCTACTCGTCGCAGACGATCGCCATGGGGTCGTGGAGGCGGCCGTCCGGGACTCAGGATCAGCCGGACTACCCGGGGCATCCGGGGGGCGTGGCCCCCGTTCCCGTGGACGTGACCCCCGAAGGGGGAGGCGCGGGCGCGATGCCGCCCGGTGCAGCTACGGGCGGCAAGGCAGTGGGGCAGGGTGTGCCGACGCCGAATTCGACGCCGAATTCGACGCCGAATTCGAAAGCGGGGCCGAAAGGGGGACCGAAAGCGGGGCCGAGGTCGCAGGGTGCTGCGAGCGCGGGCTCCGCCGCGTCGATGAACGTCGACGGAATCTCGGGCGGCACTGCCACCGGTTCGCGTCCCGGCGGCGCGAACGGGGGCGCACCCGCGGGTGGCTTTTCCGGCCGTGGTGTTGCCGCGGGCCTGAATCCCGGTGCTGCGGGGCGTGTTCCGGGAGGTCTGGGCTCTGCCGGCCGCCCGGGGCCCGGGAATCGTGAGGTCACGGGCAAGGGTGCCGGCGCGCGTAGGGATGTCCCTGCGAGCGGGGGTGGCGCGGGGCGCGCTCCCGGTGGAGACCCCGGTGGGCGCGTTCCGGGTGCAGGCGTTCCCGGTGGAGGGGCTCCTGGTGGAGGCGTTCCCGGCGGGCTCGGTGCAGATCGGGGAACCATGGGCGGACTCGGAGGAGCGCGGGGCAGGGGCAAGGGTGGCGCCGTCGGGCGCGGGCCGGTGGAGCCTCAGAGCGGTGGCGCTCCCATGAATCCCCTGGAGGGCAAGAGCCCTTCCCGGCAGAGCGGGGAGGGGCTCCACTTCAGCCGCGGCGGTGGCACTGTGGGCGATCGTGGCCGAATCGTCAACGGAGTCGGGGGAGTCGGCCCAGGCGGTGATCACACCGAGAAGGGGCCCACCAAGTATCAGAGGGGCGACGCCAAGCTTCCGGACTACTTCGTTGCGGACGAGGACAGCTGA